Proteins encoded by one window of Marixanthomonas sp. SCSIO 43207:
- a CDS encoding IPExxxVDY family protein yields MAHHRLILDDFYKEEYTIVAIHSSVEAYKMAFYLNKYLQLRLKRRRTDLEFSNDGLEVQFPLFEFENNATYTVYNLVANKCRTLMANTTASGSLFQTTSEDYSTSYLIPEYKKVDYFLKITSEYQSVGVKTILSAINTIKPVISAYSIESKDIKSKNNLIFN; encoded by the coding sequence ATGGCGCATCACAGGTTAATACTGGATGACTTTTACAAAGAAGAATATACAATTGTAGCCATTCATAGCAGTGTAGAAGCCTATAAAATGGCTTTTTACCTCAATAAATATTTACAATTACGGTTAAAACGGAGAAGAACCGATCTTGAATTTTCAAATGATGGGCTGGAAGTACAATTTCCGCTTTTTGAGTTTGAAAACAACGCCACCTATACTGTTTATAACTTGGTTGCTAATAAATGTAGAACTTTAATGGCCAATACAACAGCAAGTGGAAGTTTATTTCAAACAACTTCAGAAGATTATAGTACCAGCTATTTAATTCCGGAGTATAAAAAAGTAGATTATTTCTTAAAAATCACTTCTGAATATCAATCTGTTGGCGTAAAAACTATACTTTCAGCTATAAATACCATCAAGCCTGTTATTTCAGCTTATAGTATTGAGAGTAAAGATATAAAATCAAAAAACAATTTAATTTTTAACTAA
- a CDS encoding CYTH domain-containing protein gives MIEIERKFLVTSTAFKEQAFKKTRIVQGFLNTDPERTVRVRIKGSEGFITVKGKGNKSGTSRFEWEKQITEQEAQSLLDICERGNIEKIRYEVKAGKHIFEVDEFFGQNEGLTVAEVELLEEHEAIDLPSWIGKEVTGQPNYYNSQLSKKPFKSWTHEK, from the coding sequence ATGATTGAAATTGAACGCAAATTTTTAGTCACCTCAACTGCTTTTAAAGAACAGGCTTTTAAGAAAACTAGAATTGTACAAGGGTTTTTAAACACCGATCCTGAGCGAACGGTACGCGTACGCATAAAAGGATCTGAAGGCTTTATAACCGTGAAAGGAAAAGGAAATAAAAGTGGCACCAGTCGTTTTGAATGGGAAAAACAAATTACAGAACAAGAAGCCCAATCATTACTCGATATTTGTGAGCGAGGAAACATAGAAAAAATAAGATACGAGGTTAAAGCCGGAAAACATATTTTTGAAGTAGATGAGTTTTTTGGTCAAAATGAAGGCCTAACCGTTGCCGAAGTAGAGCTTCTAGAAGAGCATGAAGCAATAGATTTACCTAGCTGGATTGGAAAAGAAGTAACAGGACAGCCCAACTATTATAATTCACAATTAAGTAAAAAACCTTTTAAATCTTGGACGCATGAAAAGTAA
- a CDS encoding acyl carrier protein, producing the protein MSDIASRVKAIIVDKLGVDENEVVNEASFTNDLGADSLDTVELIMEFEKEFDIQIPDDQAENIATVGQAISYIEEAK; encoded by the coding sequence ATGTCAGACATTGCATCAAGAGTAAAAGCAATTATAGTAGACAAACTAGGAGTTGACGAGAACGAAGTTGTTAACGAAGCAAGTTTTACAAACGACTTAGGAGCAGATTCCTTAGACACCGTTGAACTTATTATGGAGTTCGAAAAAGAATTTGATATTCAAATTCCAGATGATCAAGCCGAAAACATTGCAACGGTAGGTCAAGCAATTTCATACATCGAAGAAGCAAAATAA
- a CDS encoding efflux transporter outer membrane subunit, producing MKRIKTYKIITVGLVLLTLQSCFVAKDYSRPETIVEAEYYRTDQLPQDSLSMASVSWKEMFTDSQLQNYIEEGLQNNIDIRVAIEQISIAEAYVKQGKAGYFPTLTGNATYTRQELSENSQFGNQFSSLDQYQLSGALSWEADIWGKIRSNKRAFQASYLQTVAAHKAVKSRLVANIASTYYQLLALDEQIKITEETIKTRNNSLETTQALKEAGNVTEVGVKQTEAQLYTAQAILIDLKNEARLLENTMSILLGSPMKEISRSTLESQEITAQLKTGVPSQLLRNRPDVIAAEYNFINAFELTNVARSNFYPSFTLSASSGLQSLDIDDLFSASSLFATITGGLTQPIFNGRKIKTQYEVSQAQQEQARLDFKFTILNASKEVSDAMYSYEAASEKIQVKEKEFEAYSLSTDYSEELLDNGLANYLEVLRARENALNSSLDLVNAKNSQLQAIVDFYQALGGGWQ from the coding sequence ATGAAACGTATTAAAACATATAAAATAATTACAGTAGGATTGGTTTTATTAACACTACAATCTTGTTTTGTAGCAAAAGATTACAGCCGTCCTGAAACAATTGTAGAAGCAGAGTATTACCGAACAGATCAATTACCTCAAGATAGTCTTTCAATGGCCTCTGTGTCTTGGAAAGAAATGTTTACAGATTCCCAACTTCAAAATTATATAGAAGAAGGGCTTCAAAATAACATTGATATACGAGTTGCCATTGAGCAAATTTCTATTGCCGAAGCTTATGTAAAACAAGGCAAAGCAGGGTATTTTCCTACCTTAACAGGTAACGCAACTTATACTAGACAAGAACTTTCAGAAAACAGTCAGTTCGGAAACCAGTTTTCATCCTTAGATCAATACCAACTTAGTGGTGCTTTATCTTGGGAGGCAGACATCTGGGGAAAAATACGCAGTAATAAACGAGCTTTTCAAGCATCCTATTTACAAACAGTTGCAGCCCACAAAGCTGTAAAAAGTAGGCTGGTAGCCAATATTGCTTCAACTTACTATCAACTATTAGCACTAGATGAGCAAATTAAAATTACTGAAGAAACTATTAAAACTCGTAATAATAGTTTAGAAACAACCCAAGCGCTAAAAGAAGCCGGTAACGTGACCGAAGTTGGTGTCAAGCAAACCGAAGCACAATTATATACAGCACAAGCAATTTTAATTGATCTTAAAAATGAAGCAAGACTTTTAGAAAACACCATGTCAATCTTATTGGGAAGCCCTATGAAAGAGATTTCAAGAAGTACGCTGGAGAGCCAAGAAATTACAGCCCAATTAAAAACCGGTGTTCCTTCTCAGTTGTTAAGAAATAGACCTGATGTTATAGCTGCTGAATATAATTTTATTAACGCATTTGAATTAACAAATGTAGCACGAAGTAACTTTTACCCTTCTTTTACCCTTTCGGCTTCTAGTGGGTTACAGAGTTTAGATATTGATGATTTATTTAGTGCAAGTTCGTTGTTTGCAACCATTACCGGTGGTTTAACACAACCTATTTTTAATGGAAGAAAAATAAAGACACAATATGAGGTGTCTCAAGCGCAGCAAGAACAAGCACGCTTAGACTTCAAGTTTACAATATTAAATGCAAGCAAGGAAGTTTCAGATGCGATGTATTCTTACGAAGCAGCTTCTGAAAAAATACAGGTAAAAGAAAAAGAGTTTGAAGCTTACAGTCTTTCTACAGACTATTCAGAAGAGTTACTAGACAACGGTTTGGCAAACTATCTTGAGGTTTTACGTGCTCGTGAAAACGCATTAAACTCAAGCCTAGACCTAGTAAATGCAAAAAACAGTCAACTACAAGCCATAGTAGATTTTTACCAAGCGCTTGGCGGGGGTTGGCAATAA
- a CDS encoding phosphoribosylglycinamide formyltransferase, translated as MKKRIVIFASGSGTNTENIIKHFKQSTIAEVVLVLSNKKDAAVLQKAKKHNIKSLYFDREMLSSEKGVLKILQACNPDLIVLAGFLWKFPELILRSFPNKVINIHPALLPKYGGKGMYGTYVHEAIIANNEPKTGITIHYVNENYDEGAIIFQEKVALSENETPESVAKKVHQLEYKHFPKVIEQLLEA; from the coding sequence ATGAAAAAACGCATTGTTATATTCGCTTCCGGTAGCGGTACCAACACCGAAAATATAATAAAACATTTTAAGCAATCAACAATTGCAGAGGTAGTTCTTGTATTGTCAAACAAAAAAGATGCCGCTGTGCTTCAAAAGGCTAAAAAACACAATATCAAATCGTTATACTTTGATAGAGAAATGTTATCTTCAGAAAAGGGCGTTTTAAAAATATTACAAGCATGCAATCCAGACCTTATAGTTTTAGCAGGATTTTTGTGGAAATTTCCAGAGTTGATATTGCGTTCTTTTCCTAATAAAGTTATAAATATACACCCTGCTTTACTTCCAAAATATGGTGGAAAAGGTATGTATGGAACGTATGTTCATGAAGCAATTATTGCCAATAATGAGCCAAAAACAGGTATTACAATTCATTACGTAAATGAAAATTATGATGAAGGAGCGATAATTTTTCAGGAAAAAGTTGCACTTTCTGAAAACGAAACACCAGAATCTGTTGCAAAAAAAGTGCATCAGTTAGAATATAAACATTTCCCAAAAGTGATTGAACAGTTGCTTGAAGCTTAA
- the pyk gene encoding pyruvate kinase: MPKQKRTKIVATLGPSTTKEEILKNMILEGVDVFRINFSHAKYKDVKERIATIRRLGEELGITPAILADLQGPKLRVGMMKEEVVVEPGDEINFCTGDEFEGTSERVYMNYDSFPKDVKAGERILLDDGKLIFEVLKTNGKDEVKTKVVQGGPLRSRKGVNLPNTNISLPALTPKDKKDAIFAVQQEVDWIALSFVRHAQDLKELQAIIEAHCEYKIPIIAKIEKPEAVQNIDKIVAYCDGLMVARGDLGVEVPAEEVPLIQKELVLTAKRARIPVIIATQMMETMITSLTPTRAEVNDVANSVMDGADAVMLSGETSVGKFPVEVIRTMANICKSVETSSLITVPHQPPQIRTNRYITKSVCYHAATMANEIDATAICTLTNSGYTAFQISAWRPDANILAFTSNKRILSRLNLLWGVKAFYYDKFVSTDETVDDVNKIAQNHGYVEKGDYLINLAAMPIVDKGMVNTLRVSLIK, from the coding sequence ATGCCGAAACAAAAAAGAACCAAAATAGTAGCCACACTGGGTCCTTCTACTACCAAAGAAGAAATTTTAAAAAACATGATTCTAGAAGGTGTAGATGTGTTTCGTATCAATTTTTCTCACGCAAAATACAAAGATGTAAAAGAGCGCATAGCAACTATACGTAGGTTAGGCGAAGAATTAGGCATCACTCCTGCTATTCTTGCAGACTTACAAGGCCCTAAACTACGCGTTGGTATGATGAAAGAAGAGGTTGTTGTTGAACCAGGTGATGAAATCAATTTTTGTACCGGTGACGAATTTGAAGGCACCAGCGAGCGTGTGTATATGAATTATGACAGTTTCCCGAAAGATGTGAAAGCAGGCGAACGCATTTTGCTAGACGACGGAAAATTAATTTTTGAAGTACTTAAAACCAATGGCAAGGACGAAGTTAAAACAAAGGTTGTTCAAGGCGGTCCGCTACGATCTAGAAAGGGTGTCAACTTACCCAACACCAATATTTCATTACCAGCTTTAACTCCAAAAGATAAAAAGGACGCTATTTTTGCGGTTCAACAAGAAGTAGATTGGATCGCGCTTTCTTTTGTACGACACGCGCAGGATTTGAAAGAGCTTCAAGCTATTATTGAAGCACATTGTGAATATAAAATCCCAATTATTGCCAAAATTGAAAAGCCAGAGGCAGTACAAAACATAGACAAAATTGTAGCATATTGTGATGGTTTAATGGTTGCTCGTGGCGATTTGGGTGTTGAAGTTCCTGCTGAAGAAGTTCCTTTAATTCAAAAAGAATTAGTACTTACAGCAAAACGGGCTAGAATTCCGGTGATTATTGCCACGCAGATGATGGAAACAATGATTACTTCTCTCACGCCTACCCGTGCCGAAGTAAACGATGTGGCAAACTCGGTTATGGATGGTGCTGATGCTGTAATGCTAAGTGGTGAAACATCTGTAGGAAAATTTCCTGTAGAAGTGATACGAACAATGGCCAATATTTGTAAAAGCGTAGAAACATCTAGCTTAATCACTGTACCGCATCAACCACCACAAATACGCACCAATCGTTATATTACCAAATCGGTTTGTTATCATGCTGCTACGATGGCAAATGAAATTGATGCTACTGCAATTTGTACGTTAACAAACAGTGGTTACACTGCTTTTCAAATTTCAGCTTGGCGACCGGATGCAAACATTTTGGCGTTTACTTCAAACAAACGCATTTTATCACGATTAAATTTACTGTGGGGCGTAAAAGCTTTTTACTATGATAAGTTTGTAAGCACAGATGAGACAGTTGATGATGTTAATAAGATTGCTCAAAATCACGGATATGTAGAAAAGGGGGATTATTTAATCAACCTAGCTGCTATGCCAATTGTTGATAAAGGAATGGTAAACACACTTCGGGTTTCATTAATTAAATAA
- a CDS encoding SH3 domain-containing protein yields MKKVAYSLLVLALTITALSCKNEVKSNEPETTTVSEEKNDLALAETNAEGNNQFMYVTAASGLTLREHNNLNSEKLGVMPYGTKLKVITPELVETMNVGGIKGGMHQVEFNHKKGYAFNGYLSKFFPPEEDINAKIYAEDLKSEFPKVAFTETKGGTATKPTNTETLLLPTDKWHEAFYIAAELFDIPKSFAFPNPKGKEEEVVKEKDPKSGTWTSQLIVNRKDNTLQKINYSYRTEGFGYTVTISQKESMMQLERTEIVD; encoded by the coding sequence ATGAAAAAAGTAGCTTATTCTCTGCTCGTTTTAGCCTTAACAATCACTGCACTGTCTTGCAAAAACGAAGTAAAATCAAATGAACCTGAAACTACAACCGTTTCAGAAGAAAAAAATGACCTAGCCCTTGCAGAAACCAATGCTGAAGGTAATAACCAATTTATGTATGTGACTGCAGCTAGCGGATTAACCCTACGAGAACACAATAACTTAAATAGTGAAAAACTTGGCGTTATGCCGTACGGAACCAAACTAAAAGTTATTACTCCAGAGCTTGTAGAAACAATGAACGTTGGTGGTATAAAAGGCGGTATGCATCAAGTAGAATTTAATCACAAAAAAGGATATGCATTTAATGGATATTTATCAAAGTTTTTTCCTCCGGAAGAAGATATCAATGCCAAAATTTATGCAGAAGATTTAAAAAGTGAGTTTCCGAAAGTTGCTTTCACTGAAACAAAAGGAGGCACAGCAACTAAGCCTACTAATACAGAAACTCTTTTACTGCCTACAGATAAATGGCATGAAGCATTTTATATTGCAGCAGAATTGTTTGATATACCAAAAAGTTTTGCGTTCCCTAATCCTAAAGGAAAAGAAGAAGAAGTTGTAAAAGAAAAAGATCCCAAAAGCGGAACTTGGACAAGCCAGCTTATCGTAAACAGAAAGGATAACACACTTCAAAAAATTAATTACAGTTATCGCACAGAAGGTTTTGGGTACACAGTGACCATTTCACAAAAAGAATCTATGATGCAGCTAGAGCGTACAGAAATTGTAGATTAA
- the fabF gene encoding beta-ketoacyl-ACP synthase II produces MELKRVVVTGLGALTPIGNTIPKYWDGLVNGKSGCAPITYFDTEKFKTKFACELKGFKPEDFFDRKEARKLDPFAQYALVSSDEAIKDAKINLDEVDKFRVGVIWGAGIGGLETFQNEVINFAEGDGTPRFNPFFIPKMIADIAPGNISIKHGFMGPNYTTVSACASSANALIDALNYIRLGHCDVIVTGGSEAAVTKAGMGGFNAMHALSTRNDSPETASRPFDATRDGFVLGEGAGALILEEYEHAKKRGAKIYAEVVGGGMSSDAHHMTAPHPDGIGVERVMLNCLRDAGMSPNQVDAINTHGTSTPLGDVAELKAITSVFGEHAKDININSTKSMTGHLLGAAGAIEAIASILAMEHSVVPPTINHSTVDENINPALNLTLNKAQQREIKVAMSNTFGFGGHNACVLFKKLDA; encoded by the coding sequence ATGGAACTAAAGCGAGTTGTAGTTACAGGTCTTGGAGCACTAACGCCTATTGGCAATACAATCCCCAAATATTGGGACGGATTAGTTAATGGAAAAAGCGGTTGCGCACCTATCACCTATTTTGATACTGAAAAGTTCAAAACAAAATTCGCTTGTGAACTTAAAGGTTTTAAACCGGAAGATTTTTTTGATAGGAAAGAAGCCCGAAAACTAGATCCCTTTGCACAATATGCTTTAGTATCTTCAGATGAAGCTATTAAAGATGCAAAAATTAACCTAGACGAAGTTGATAAATTTCGAGTAGGTGTAATTTGGGGAGCTGGTATTGGTGGTCTAGAAACCTTTCAAAATGAAGTAATAAACTTTGCAGAAGGGGATGGAACACCTCGTTTCAACCCCTTCTTTATTCCAAAAATGATAGCCGATATTGCTCCAGGTAATATTTCTATCAAACATGGATTTATGGGGCCTAACTATACGACGGTTTCTGCTTGTGCTTCTTCCGCAAATGCGTTGATTGATGCCTTAAACTATATACGATTAGGGCACTGTGACGTCATTGTAACCGGTGGTAGCGAAGCAGCAGTAACCAAAGCAGGAATGGGAGGCTTTAACGCAATGCACGCACTTTCAACTAGAAACGATAGTCCTGAAACTGCATCAAGACCTTTTGATGCAACTCGTGATGGATTTGTTCTGGGAGAAGGAGCTGGAGCATTGATACTAGAAGAATATGAACACGCCAAAAAACGAGGTGCAAAAATCTACGCAGAAGTTGTAGGTGGCGGAATGTCTAGCGACGCTCACCACATGACTGCACCGCATCCAGACGGCATAGGTGTAGAACGCGTAATGCTTAATTGTTTACGAGATGCAGGTATGAGCCCTAATCAAGTAGATGCAATTAACACTCACGGAACCTCAACACCTTTAGGAGATGTAGCCGAACTTAAGGCTATAACCAGTGTATTTGGTGAACACGCAAAAGATATTAATATTAATTCTACAAAATCCATGACCGGTCACCTACTAGGTGCAGCCGGAGCCATTGAAGCAATTGCATCTATCCTGGCTATGGAACACAGTGTGGTGCCACCAACCATCAATCACTCTACTGTAGATGAAAACATTAATCCAGCCCTTAATTTAACTCTAAACAAAGCACAACAACGTGAAATTAAAGTAGCAATGAGTAACACATTTGGCTTTGGAGGGCATAATGCTTGCGTACTTTTCAAAAAATTGGACGCGTAA
- a CDS encoding YciI family protein, with translation MKSNIIALSLLATFLSCNTPKEKKEIISVEKKEEITQPKKESVAELKKKLTDKGYQLFDYVDEETGDTVLMQQYYIAFLKRGNNRSQSKAEADSLQKLHLAHLGNMYNKGFADISGPFGDDGDIRGITIYNVPTQKMADSLANMDPMVKAGRLQIEIHPWWAAKGFSLR, from the coding sequence ATGAAAAGTAACATTATAGCACTATCTCTTTTAGCAACCTTTTTAAGTTGTAACACTCCCAAAGAGAAGAAAGAAATTATTTCTGTAGAAAAAAAAGAAGAAATAACGCAACCCAAAAAAGAATCGGTTGCAGAACTTAAGAAAAAGTTGACAGACAAAGGCTATCAATTATTTGATTATGTTGATGAAGAAACTGGTGACACGGTATTAATGCAGCAATATTATATAGCTTTTTTAAAAAGAGGAAACAATAGATCACAGAGCAAAGCTGAAGCAGACAGTTTACAAAAACTTCACCTAGCCCATTTAGGAAACATGTACAACAAGGGGTTTGCAGATATTTCAGGCCCTTTTGGAGATGATGGTGACATTAGAGGAATTACCATTTACAATGTACCTACTCAAAAAATGGCAGATAGTCTAGCCAATATGGATCCTATGGTAAAAGCAGGGCGTTTGCAGATAGAAATTCATCCTTGGTGGGCAGCAAAGGGATTTTCACTTAGATAG
- the dinB gene encoding DNA polymerase IV, whose product MNEPVPIRKIIHVDMDAFYASVEQLDNPELRGKAIAVGGSSKRGVVSAASYEARKFGVRSAMSSVLAKKLCPHLIFVKSNFDRYKELSQRIRNIFYEYTDLVEPLSLDEAYLDVTNNKKGNPSATMIAQEIRQKIKDKTGLNASAGISVNKFIAKVASDINKPNGQKTVPPEAVITFLENLEIKKFYGVGKVTKEKMYRHGIFTGMDLKSKSLEYLQEHFGKSGSYYYYVVRGIHNSAVKPTRTRKSLAAERTFSENISSEVYMMERLDEIAAEVERRLTKSKVAGKTITLKIKYSDFTLQTRSKTLPFYISSKSLMLDAVKDLLFQEKMKNSVRLLGISLSNLNNEAKKKQPDPKESIDVQLKFDF is encoded by the coding sequence ATGAACGAGCCGGTTCCTATTCGAAAAATAATACATGTTGATATGGATGCTTTTTATGCTTCTGTAGAGCAACTAGATAATCCCGAACTAAGAGGAAAAGCTATCGCTGTGGGCGGAAGTAGCAAACGAGGTGTTGTAAGCGCTGCTAGTTATGAAGCTAGGAAGTTTGGTGTGCGTTCTGCTATGAGTAGTGTTCTAGCAAAAAAACTGTGTCCGCATTTAATATTTGTAAAAAGTAATTTTGATCGATATAAAGAGCTTTCACAACGCATACGAAACATATTTTATGAATATACAGACCTTGTTGAACCTTTATCACTTGATGAAGCCTATCTTGATGTTACCAATAACAAAAAAGGAAACCCTAGTGCAACAATGATTGCACAAGAGATACGGCAAAAAATAAAAGATAAAACCGGGTTAAACGCCTCAGCCGGAATTTCAGTAAACAAATTTATAGCAAAAGTTGCCAGCGATATTAATAAACCCAACGGGCAAAAAACGGTGCCACCAGAAGCTGTTATAACGTTTCTTGAAAATCTGGAAATTAAAAAGTTTTATGGAGTGGGAAAGGTTACCAAAGAAAAAATGTACCGCCACGGTATTTTTACCGGTATGGACTTAAAATCAAAATCTCTAGAATATCTTCAGGAGCATTTTGGTAAAAGTGGCTCCTACTATTATTACGTAGTACGAGGCATACATAACAGTGCTGTAAAGCCTACAAGAACCCGAAAATCTCTTGCTGCAGAGCGAACATTTTCTGAAAATATTTCTTCAGAAGTATATATGATGGAACGGTTAGATGAAATAGCAGCAGAAGTAGAACGAAGACTTACCAAGAGCAAAGTAGCAGGTAAAACCATTACTCTTAAAATTAAATACAGTGATTTTACGTTACAAACAAGAAGTAAAACACTTCCTTTTTATATTTCTAGTAAATCTTTAATGCTCGACGCTGTTAAAGATTTGTTATTTCAAGAGAAAATGAAAAATTCGGTGCGATTGTTGGGTATTTCTTTATCAAACCTTAACAATGAGGCAAAAAAAAAGCAGCCCGATCCAAAAGAAAGTATAGACGTTCAACTAAAATTTGATTTTTAA
- the rnc gene encoding ribonuclease III, with protein sequence MTSIKNIFNSRTSTDGDFFYALKKILGFKPKDLSIYNEAFTHRSLNEKNSSGQPQNYERLEFLGDAMLGSVIAAHLFNKVPSGDEGYLTKMRSKVVSREHLNELGRDLNLIKFLKSSVANDQFGGNIHGNVFEALIGAIYLDRGYKHCEKFIYKRVIKPYVDIERLEGKIISYKSLFIEWCQKSKKQFKFNVYEDTGKDELKHFAVKLQLENQTIAKARATSKKKAEERAAKRAYYKFQSKIDKELN encoded by the coding sequence ATGACATCTATAAAAAACATATTTAATTCCCGTACTTCAACAGACGGGGATTTTTTTTATGCACTGAAAAAAATATTAGGTTTTAAGCCCAAAGACCTATCTATTTATAATGAAGCATTTACACATCGTTCACTCAATGAAAAAAACAGTAGTGGTCAACCACAAAACTATGAACGCCTTGAGTTTTTGGGTGATGCCATGCTTGGTTCTGTAATTGCCGCGCATCTTTTTAACAAAGTTCCTTCTGGAGATGAAGGATATTTGACCAAAATGCGCTCAAAAGTAGTGAGTCGAGAACATTTAAATGAATTGGGGCGTGATTTAAACCTTATTAAATTTTTAAAATCTTCAGTAGCCAATGATCAATTTGGCGGAAATATACACGGAAATGTCTTTGAAGCTTTAATTGGAGCAATTTATCTAGACAGAGGCTACAAACATTGCGAAAAATTCATCTACAAACGTGTTATTAAACCTTATGTAGATATTGAACGCCTAGAAGGAAAAATCATAAGCTACAAGAGTTTGTTTATTGAATGGTGTCAAAAATCAAAAAAGCAATTTAAATTTAATGTTTATGAAGACACAGGTAAAGATGAGCTTAAACATTTTGCCGTAAAACTTCAATTGGAAAATCAAACCATAGCAAAAGCTCGCGCTACATCAAAAAAGAAAGCAGAAGAACGAGCAGCAAAAAGAGCGTACTATAAATTTCAGTCAAAAATTGACAAAGAATTAAACTAA
- a CDS encoding TetR/AcrR family transcriptional regulator yields MNSEQKKIITKTIILFKKYGVKSVSMDDIANEFAMSKKTLYTLFDSKDNLIEQTICYIFSEHFKKIDRILEKEISPLQKVILVYRYGINQMVTYDSAFYFELKKYHLSAHNHYEENKNQIIFETILGLLQEAQDIGEIKQEVNLQLFCELHLFKIDEIISNPNFNTRYTTQQMLNHLIVHNLDGIVAKEY; encoded by the coding sequence ATGAATTCAGAACAAAAAAAAATAATAACCAAAACAATTATACTGTTTAAAAAATACGGTGTAAAAAGTGTTTCTATGGATGATATTGCCAATGAGTTTGCTATGTCAAAAAAGACGCTATATACATTGTTTGACAGTAAAGACAATCTCATTGAACAGACTATTTGTTATATATTTTCAGAACACTTCAAGAAAATTGATCGTATTTTGGAGAAAGAAATTTCTCCCCTTCAAAAAGTAATTCTGGTTTATCGATATGGAATCAATCAAATGGTTACCTATGATTCAGCTTTTTATTTTGAATTAAAAAAATACCATCTTTCTGCTCATAATCATTATGAGGAAAATAAAAATCAAATCATTTTTGAAACTATTCTGGGATTACTTCAAGAAGCTCAAGATATAGGTGAAATAAAACAAGAGGTTAATTTGCAATTGTTTTGTGAACTTCATCTGTTTAAAATTGATGAAATTATTTCAAATCCCAATTTTAATACAAGATATACTACACAGCAAATGCTTAATCATCTTATTGTGCACAACTTGGACGGCATAGTTGCAAAAGAATACTAA
- a CDS encoding NAD(P)H-binding protein, with translation MTKTAIILGATGLTGSFLLKRLIDDNSFSTIKLFSRSSSNIKNSKIEEHIVDMFQLKKQTETFTGDVLFCCIGTTKAKTPDKETYKKIDYGIPVAATKLAKQNNIAKVVIISATGANANSSIFYNKVKGEMERDVLAQEVSETYLLQPSLIGGERNEKRTGETIAQFFAKTFSFLIPKKYKLIEPETIAKAMHKLAFKTYSETRICSDEIKRIAKT, from the coding sequence ATGACCAAAACAGCTATAATTTTAGGCGCAACCGGTTTGACAGGCAGTTTTTTGCTAAAACGCTTAATAGACGACAATTCATTTTCAACTATTAAGCTCTTTTCGAGAAGTTCTAGCAATATAAAAAACTCAAAAATAGAAGAACACATAGTAGATATGTTTCAGCTTAAAAAGCAAACCGAAACCTTTACAGGTGATGTCCTTTTTTGCTGTATTGGCACCACAAAAGCAAAAACTCCCGATAAAGAAACGTATAAAAAAATTGATTATGGTATCCCGGTTGCTGCAACAAAACTGGCAAAACAAAACAACATTGCTAAGGTTGTAATTATTTCGGCCACGGGAGCCAATGCAAATAGTAGTATTTTTTACAATAAAGTTAAAGGTGAGATGGAGCGCGATGTCTTGGCACAAGAAGTTTCAGAAACATACTTATTACAGCCATCATTAATTGGTGGTGAAAGAAATGAAAAACGAACTGGTGAAACAATAGCACAATTTTTTGCAAAAACGTTTAGCTTTTTAATCCCAAAAAAATATAAATTAATTGAACCGGAAACGATCGCTAAAGCTATGCACAAACTAGCTTTTAAAACATATTCTGAAACACGTATTTGTTCAGATGAAATAAAAAGAATAGCTAAAACATGA